Genomic DNA from Peribacillus simplex:
ATGCAGAAGCTTTTTTATAAAAGGAAAGGGAGGAATTGTTTTTCTCTCTAAGTTGTACGATCGAGACTCCTCCTGAAACTGATTCTGCAATGATTTTGGTCAATTCATCTAATGCTATGGACTCTTCCGTAACTAAATAAAGGCTTAAATCAATTTGGGACTTCTTCATTTATTTTCACCTCATGCATCCAGATTTCCTTATCCATTCTTGATATTGCATCGATTAATCGCATACGAAACGTTCCTGTTCCTTCATCATTTTGAAGGTTTGCGGCAGCTAGTTCCCCTGAAATGCTCATGGTTGAGATACCGGCAATTGCCGCAGAATAGAAATCGTCGGTGACTCCGGAAAAAGTGCCGATAAGAGCGGTGGACATGCAACCGGTACCTGTAACATCAGTTAAAAGGATGTTCCCATTGTTGATGATGGACGTATGTTTTCCATCGCTGATTGCATCCTTGGCTCCGCTGACCACGACGATACTATTCAATTTATTGGCTGCTCGTGCAGCCAGCTCTGCATTGCTAATCGCTAGTTCCCCCGAATCCACCCCGCGTGTAACGGTATCCCCACCCATCAATGAAAGGACCTCACTCGCATTCCCGCGAATGATTTGGAAAGTAACCTTACTTAGGAGCTCTTTGGCCTGCTCTGTACGATAGGGGGTGGCACCAACTCCCACCGGGTCTAAAATGACCGGGATATCCATGGTATTTGCCGTCTTACCTGCTATCTCCATCGCTTCCAAGGCTTTATCATCGATCGTACCGAAATTCAGTACCAATGCATCTGCTAATTTGACCATATCCGCCACTTCACTTGGGCTCGATGTCATTACTGGTGAACCCCCGATGGCAAGGGTGGCATTTGCACAGTCGTTGACCGTAACGAAGTTTGTGATTTGGTGAATGAGTGGTTTTCTTTCTTTTACCTTCACGAATAAATCGGCTGCAGAAACCTTCATATTAATTCACTCCGTTCTTTTTTTGAAAATGAATGAAAATGATGGACAGGCCCATGACCTTTACCGATGGAAAAGCTATTGCGTATCGCTTCAGAAATATAGGTCTTGGCCTGTTCGATCGACGCTTGCAATGACAGCCCATTTGCCATGTTTGATGTAATGGCGGATGATAGGGTACAGCCCGTGCCATGTGTGTTTTTTGTATGAATCCGCTCACCCTCGATCCAATGGAAGTCAGTCCCATCATAAAAAAGATCATTTGGATTTCCTGCTGCATGGCCTCCTTTAAGTAAAACGGCTTTGGGACCCATTTCTTTTATTGAAATGCATGCCTTGTAGAAATCTTGTTCCGTTCGAATCGACAAGCCAGTAAGTACTTCCGCTTCCGGTACATTTGGGGTTACAAGTGTTGCAAGCGGAAGCAAATCCATTTTTAAGGCAGAGACAGCCTTTTCGTCGAGCAAATGGTGGCCGCTTTTGGATATCATGACAGGGTCAAGGATAACGATGGCAGGCATGAAGGTTTTAAGGGACGCAGAA
This window encodes:
- the thiM gene encoding hydroxyethylthiazole kinase codes for the protein MKVSAADLFVKVKERKPLIHQITNFVTVNDCANATLAIGGSPVMTSSPSEVADMVKLADALVLNFGTIDDKALEAMEIAGKTANTMDIPVILDPVGVGATPYRTEQAKELLSKVTFQIIRGNASEVLSLMGGDTVTRGVDSGELAISNAELAARAANKLNSIVVVSGAKDAISDGKHTSIINNGNILLTDVTGTGCMSTALIGTFSGVTDDFYSAAIAGISTMSISGELAAANLQNDEGTGTFRMRLIDAISRMDKEIWMHEVKINEEVPN
- the thiD gene encoding bifunctional hydroxymethylpyrimidine kinase/phosphomethylpyrimidine kinase; amino-acid sequence: MKTALTIAGSDSGGGAGIQADLKTFSAHGVFGMSAITAVTAQNTMEVRSVQPIETAIISDQIAAIFEDITVDAVKIGMLGSKEIVETVSASLKTFMPAIVILDPVMISKSGHHLLDEKAVSALKMDLLPLATLVTPNVPEAEVLTGLSIRTEQDFYKACISIKEMGPKAVLLKGGHAAGNPNDLFYDGTDFHWIEGERIHTKNTHGTGCTLSSAITSNMANGLSLQASIEQAKTYISEAIRNSFSIGKGHGPVHHFHSFSKKERSELI